From Lolium perenne isolate Kyuss_39 chromosome 5, Kyuss_2.0, whole genome shotgun sequence, a single genomic window includes:
- the LOC127299035 gene encoding probable carboxylesterase 6, which yields MASPCCKDTCCKKELVDDIAGWIKIYNDGTVERPGPPSEAQQLASPVAPHDVPCNGVTVHDIPADPPLRLYLPAAAPLNGRRLPVLLHFHAGSFCISDPTWKMYHSFYARLAAEIPVASIVSITLPLAPENPLPAAIAAGYTSIDWLKSLARPVLPNEPVPEPTYDPVNRLRDIADLSRVFLIGDSNGANLALQVAAGFSSAEPGYWGPVQLIKRDNQQSSSTSA from the coding sequence ATGGCCAGCCCTTGCTGCAAGGACACCTGCTGCAAGAAAGAACTAGTCGATGACATCGCGGGGTGGATCAAGATCTACAACGACGGCACAGTGGAGCGGCCCGGCCCTCCTTCGGAGGCACAGCAATTGGCATCTCCCGTCGCACCGCACGACGTGCCATGCAACGGCGTGACGGTGCATGACATCCCGGCCGACCCACCCCTCCGCCTGTACCTCCCGGCGGCGGCCCCTTTGAACGGCCGACGCCTCCCCGTGTTGCTCCACTTCCACGCCGGTTCTTTTTGCATCAGCGATCCTACTTGGAAGATGTACCATTCCTTCTACGCCCGCCTCGCCGCCGAGATCCCCGTCGCCAGCATCGTGTCCATCACTCTCCCTCTGGCCCCGGAGAACCCGCTTCCTGCGGCCATAGCTGCCGGCTATACCTCCATTGACTGGTTGAAATCGCTTGCTCGACCTGTGCTGCCCAACGAGCCAGTCCCTGAGCCAACGTATGACCCCGTAAACAGGCTCAGGGACATCGCGGATTTGTCACGTGTGTTTCTGATAGGTGACAGCAATGGTGCTAACCTGGCGCTCCAGGTTGCCGCTGGGTTCAGCTCGGCGGAGCCGGGGTACTGGGGCCCCGTTCAGCTCATCAAGCGAGACAACCAACAAAGCTCAAGCACAAGTGCGTAG
- the LOC127299040 gene encoding probable carboxylesterase 17, with protein MASPCCNDTCCKKQLVDDIAGWIKIYDHGTVERPAPPPEAQQLATSISPYDVPCNGVTVHDIPADPPLRLYLPAAAPLNGRRLPVLLHFHAGSFCISDPTWKMYHSFYARLAASIPVAGIVSIALPLAPENPLPAAIAAGYSAIDWLKSLARSVLPNEPVPEPTYDPVNRLRDVADLSRVFLIGDSNGANLALQVAAGFSSAEPGYWGPVRLAGAILLNPGFTRSAPSRSESTDPMNRYMNRELVGRFLKLALPEGATRDHPYIWPVVDGAAAVPPLLVSIAMLDSLRDRQVEYCNAMRRAGKHVEVALSAGVDHIFYLKHGLVDSEPENDETAARIAELTTGKKLSAVHGSLPCASSALCRAEVLCRAPRARQ; from the coding sequence ATGGCTAGCCCTTGCTGCAATGACACCTGCTGCAAGAAACAActagtcgacgacatcgcggggtGGATCAAGATCTACGACCACGGCACAGTGGAGCGGCCGGCCCCTCCCCCAGAGGCGCAGCAATTAGCAACTTCCATCTCACCCTACGACGTGCCATGCAACGGCGTGACGGTGCATGACATCCCGGCCGACCCACCCCTCCGCCTGTACCTCCCGGCGGCGGCCCCTTTGAATGGCCGACGCCTCCCGGTGCTGCTCCACTTCCACGCCGGTTCTTTCTGCATCAGCGATCCTACTTGGAAGATGTACCATTCCTTCTACGCCCGCCTCGCCGCCTCGATCCCCGTCGCCGGCATCGTGTCCATCGCCCTCCCTCTCGCCCCGGAGAACCCGCTCCCGGCGGCCATAGCTGCCGGCTATTCCGCCATTGACTGGTTGAAGTCGCTTGCTCGATCTGTGCTGCCCAACGAGCCAGTCCCTGAGCCAACGTACGACCCCGTAAACAGGCTCAGAGACGTCGCGGATTTGTCACGTGTGTTTCTGATAGGTGACAGCAATGGTGCTAACCTGGCGCTCCAGGTTGCCGCTGGGTTCAGCTCGGCGGAGCCGGGGTACTGGGGCCCCGTTCGGCTCGCCGGAGCCATCCTCCTGAACCCCGGTTTTACCCGGTCCGCCCCGAGCCGGTCTGAGTCGACTGACCCGATGAACAGGTACATGAACCGCGAGCTGGTGGGCAGGTTCCTGAAGCTGGCCCTCCCGGAAGGCGCCACCCGAGACCACCCTTACATCTGGCCTGTCGTCGATGGTGCCGCCGCCGTGCCACCGCTGCTGGTGAGCATCGCGATGCTGGACTCGCTGCGCGACCGGCAGGTGGAGTACTGCAACGCGATGCGGCGCGCTGGGAAGCACGTGGAGGTGGCATTGAGCGCCGGCGTGGACCACATCTTCTACCTAAAGCACGGCTTGGTCGACTCCGAGCCGGAGAATGACGAGACCGCGGCACGCATCGCCGAGCTCACTACGGGAAAAAAGCTCAGTGCCGTGCACGGGTCTTTGCCGTGTGCTTCCAGCGCCCTTTGCCGTGCGGaagttctttgccgtgcgcctcgcGCACGGCAATGA